In a single window of the Ciconia boyciana chromosome 7, ASM3463844v1, whole genome shotgun sequence genome:
- the LOC140653842 gene encoding uncharacterized protein, whose translation MEGTRRALLRLAAACCLLCALPGEGQKTAETSVKPSPFLSTVLTSDQPREASDFSPVTTAIPKTSLEKNLTAATLNATGAHATEMEDASIPATPMVGTKAERLQASTTAGPGDVTVTQREHHNMSLSVNSSMEIPSPTTTASTLEENQPNHEVTEPFSTTEEMDDTSSATPTPPVNSVPATTNSSQLGPFGGQTVQPTAEGSETRPGTSPAGATEESTTEPRTSSAPITTVGSTSSASASSAVTVRPLVTSSTYTSTAAIPTGTSTPKQPLEPIHEKASVLDVGDDENPELPNSPLADTRADPLVITVISVFIVMVGILGLVGFLRYRQHNSRMEFRRLQDLPMDDMMEDTPLSLYSY comes from the exons ATGGAGGGGACGCGGCGCGCCCTGCTCCGCCTCGCCGccgcctgctgcctgctctgcgcCCTGCCAG GAGAGGGACAGAAGACAGCAGAGACCTCGGTGAAACCATCACCTTTCCTTAGCACAGTGCTAACCTCGGATCAGCCAAGGGAAGCCTCTGACTTCAGTCCAGTGACTACTGCCATTCCCAAGACAAGCCTGGAGAAAAACTTGACTGCTGCAACACTCAATGCCACTGGAGCCCACGCTACAGAGATGGAGGATGCCTccatccctgccacccccaTGGTAGGCACCAAGGCAGAGAGACTGCAGGCTTCCACCACTGCCGGACCCGGGGACGTCACAGTTACACAGCGTGAGCACCACAATATGAGCTTGTCAGTCAACAGCAGCATGGAAATTCCCTCTCCTACCACAACTGCCAGTACTCTGGAAGAAAACCAGCCCAACCACGAAGTCACAGAGCCTTTCAGCACAACTGAAGAAATGGATGACACCAGCAGTGCAACCCCCACGCCTCCTGTGAACAGTGTGCCGG CAACAACTAACAGCTCTCAGCTGGGGCCTTTTGGTGGGCAGACCGTGCAGCCCACAGCAGAAGGGTCTGAAACCAGGCCAGGAACAAGCCCTGCGGGTGCCACAGAAGAGAGCACCACGGAGCCCAGAACCTCCTCTGCTCCCATCACCACCGTAGGGAGCACGTCCTCTGCCTCCGCCTCCAGTGCTGTGACAGTGAGACCCCTTGTGACGAGCTCCACATATACCAGCACAGCTGCCATCCCCACCGGCACATCTACACCAAAGCAGCCATTGGAGCCCATACATGAGAAAGCTTCTGTATTGGATGTTGGTGATGACGAAAATCCAG AGCTACCCAATTCTCCGTTGGCTGATACGAGGGCTGATCCCTTGGTAATCACCGTGATCTCCGTCTTCATTGTCATGGTGGGCATCCTGGGCCTGGTGGGCTTCTTGAGATACCGCCAGCACAACAGCCGCATGGAGTTCCGGCGCCTGCAGGACCTGCCCATG GATGACATGATGGAGGACACCCCTCTCTCACTCTACAGCTACTAG